One Frankia alni ACN14a DNA window includes the following coding sequences:
- a CDS encoding AAA family ATPase, with protein MTVPTDPAGGGGSPRSAERLSSAFRYTGDPLFVLHGPGVLDALVCRDYLERDFEAALWEELSAAGFERIVFWTPWEKGLYFRDADSSAGRPRGTGSPLGTGSPRGIGASETANAAGPVPPPAAPGGPAGGTMRFFNGPMGAVNRLGAGRLGPGRPSGPGGPGAGAAVGTGRPPAASTVGSMTDGAAVRLLATWLSPRGPRNPLRTAAVFLSTPELLTHLRPEAVRPLAGLFGELTGGPRTDHLCVLISGESDRSRIIAEVRRTGLFTTLADWLEGTAADGCYGYVGHAPPAEIERAIHRTRLVDGLDIGDWAGLPRLAAAMSAESNATRKWLSTMQLWARERRPLDGPELAKAGHLTGGSPDGRSAWERLDAMTGLGTVKEHVRRLAGATRLLAARPAGSGRRAQAGSHHLVFTGGPGTGKTTVARLIGEIYRDLGILARGHVRAPEVSQLVAGYEGQTAIAVNREADEALDGVLFIDEAYRLTERRDSPFGQEAVNALLSRMENDRERLVVIVAGYQGEMKRFLDANPGLRGRFPEANIIHFPDYEPDELTDILLRNLADIGLTWEPDTEEALRTVVAGIHRLRDERFSNAREMRSLADDLQANWSSRVQRAAGAVDLGKRPAGDDGRAAAWAAEQETAAPGDLAALWERPLLRADIPGRYAMHLPGQAPPIDEVLAGLAELIGLGQVKAHIRELAGTMQLLAARPAGSGRRAPAGSHHLVFTGGPGTGKTTVARLIGEIYRAIGVLRRGHVRAPEVSQLVAGYEGQTAIAVNREADEALDGVLFIDEAYRLTERRDSPFGQEAVNALLSRMENDRERLVVIVAGYQEHMRRFLDANPGLRGRFPEANIIHFPDYEPDELTTILLRQLTAGGLTWEPETEQALRAVVAGMYRRRGEDFSNARAMRSLADELRARWSGRVLADGGPGGDPARLAALWERPLLPADIPERLQRDLPGRVPPIEQVLAALDALVGMGPVRASLEALQRRLRHRQRIGAPGVVAPHLLFLGPPGTGKTTVARLVGEMFAALGLLSKGHVVEVKREDLVAGYLGQTEQKTSDAIAKAIGGVLFIDEAYALARGGPQDFGREAINTLVPAMENLRGRLVVIAAGYPGSMREFLAVNEGLPSRFGETIEFPDYEPNDLVEILERMAGAAGYRLDPAARPAAADWFRRRRDADGPAFANARTARGLLDRMEDRLTARMAQRPDADQAELTTLTEADLPA; from the coding sequence GGGAGCCCGCGGGGAATCGGAGCGAGCGAGACGGCGAACGCGGCGGGGCCGGTCCCGCCCCCCGCCGCCCCGGGCGGTCCCGCCGGCGGGACCATGCGCTTCTTCAACGGCCCGATGGGTGCCGTCAACCGGCTTGGCGCGGGCCGCCTGGGGCCGGGCAGGCCGAGCGGGCCGGGCGGGCCGGGTGCGGGCGCCGCGGTCGGTACCGGCCGCCCGCCGGCGGCGAGCACGGTGGGCAGCATGACGGACGGGGCCGCGGTCCGGCTGCTGGCGACCTGGCTCAGCCCGCGCGGCCCGCGCAACCCGCTGCGCACCGCGGCCGTGTTCCTGTCCACCCCCGAGCTGCTCACCCACCTGAGGCCGGAGGCGGTGCGGCCGTTGGCCGGGCTCTTCGGCGAGCTGACCGGCGGGCCGCGCACCGACCATCTGTGCGTGCTGATCTCCGGGGAGTCGGACCGGTCCCGCATCATCGCGGAGGTCCGCCGCACCGGCCTGTTCACGACGCTCGCCGACTGGCTGGAGGGCACCGCGGCGGACGGCTGCTACGGCTACGTCGGGCACGCGCCGCCGGCCGAGATCGAGCGCGCGATTCACCGGACCCGCCTCGTCGACGGGCTGGACATCGGTGACTGGGCCGGGCTGCCACGGCTGGCGGCCGCGATGTCGGCCGAGTCGAACGCGACCCGCAAGTGGCTGAGCACCATGCAGTTGTGGGCGCGTGAGCGACGTCCCCTGGACGGCCCGGAGCTCGCGAAGGCCGGCCATCTCACCGGCGGCTCACCGGACGGGCGCTCCGCCTGGGAGCGGCTCGACGCGATGACCGGCCTCGGGACGGTGAAGGAGCACGTCCGCCGGCTGGCGGGCGCGACGCGGCTGCTGGCGGCGCGGCCGGCCGGGTCGGGCCGGCGGGCGCAGGCGGGTTCGCACCATCTGGTGTTCACGGGTGGGCCGGGCACGGGCAAGACGACGGTGGCCCGGCTGATCGGCGAGATCTACCGGGATCTCGGCATCCTGGCCCGCGGCCACGTCCGCGCGCCCGAGGTCTCCCAGCTCGTCGCCGGCTACGAGGGTCAGACCGCGATCGCGGTGAACCGGGAGGCCGACGAGGCGCTGGACGGTGTGCTGTTCATCGACGAGGCGTATCGCCTGACCGAGCGTCGGGACAGTCCGTTCGGGCAGGAGGCGGTCAACGCCCTGCTGAGCCGGATGGAGAACGACCGTGAACGGCTGGTCGTCATCGTCGCCGGCTACCAGGGTGAGATGAAGCGGTTCCTGGACGCGAACCCCGGACTGCGCGGGCGCTTCCCCGAAGCGAACATCATCCACTTTCCCGACTACGAGCCCGACGAACTCACCGACATCCTGCTGCGGAACCTGGCGGACATCGGCCTGACCTGGGAGCCGGACACCGAGGAGGCGTTGCGTACCGTCGTCGCCGGGATCCACCGGCTGCGTGACGAGCGTTTCAGTAACGCTCGGGAGATGCGTTCCCTCGCCGACGACCTCCAGGCCAACTGGTCCAGCCGCGTCCAGCGGGCGGCCGGCGCCGTCGACCTGGGCAAGCGTCCCGCCGGGGACGACGGCCGGGCCGCCGCGTGGGCCGCCGAGCAGGAGACCGCCGCGCCGGGCGATCTCGCTGCGCTCTGGGAGCGTCCGCTCCTGCGCGCCGACATCCCGGGGCGTTACGCGATGCACCTGCCCGGCCAGGCCCCGCCGATCGACGAGGTCCTGGCCGGGCTGGCCGAGCTCATCGGGCTTGGGCAGGTCAAGGCGCACATCCGCGAGCTGGCCGGCACGATGCAACTGCTGGCGGCGCGGCCGGCCGGGTCGGGCCGGCGGGCGCCGGCGGGGTCGCACCATCTGGTGTTCACGGGTGGGCCGGGCACGGGCAAGACGACGGTGGCCCGGCTGATCGGCGAGATCTACCGCGCGATCGGCGTTCTGCGCCGGGGTCACGTCCGCGCGCCCGAGGTCTCCCAGCTCGTCGCCGGCTACGAGGGTCAGACCGCGATCGCGGTGAACCGGGAGGCCGACGAGGCGCTGGACGGTGTGCTGTTCATCGACGAGGCGTACCGGCTCACCGAGCGTCGGGACAGTCCGTTCGGGCAGGAGGCGGTCAACGCCCTGCTGAGCCGGATGGAGAACGACCGTGAACGGCTGGTCGTCATCGTCGCCGGCTACCAGGAACACATGAGGCGGTTTCTGGACGCGAACCCGGGGCTGCGCGGGCGCTTCCCCGAAGCGAACATCATCCACTTTCCCGACTACGAGCCCGACGAGCTCACCACCATTCTCCTGCGCCAGCTCACCGCCGGCGGCCTGACCTGGGAGCCGGAGACCGAACAGGCGCTGCGCGCCGTTGTCGCCGGCATGTACCGCCGCCGCGGCGAGGACTTCAGCAACGCCCGGGCCATGCGGTCCCTGGCCGACGAGCTGCGCGCCCGGTGGTCCGGCCGTGTCCTGGCCGACGGCGGCCCGGGCGGCGACCCGGCGCGGCTGGCCGCGCTGTGGGAGCGCCCGCTGCTGCCGGCGGACATCCCCGAGCGCCTCCAACGGGACCTGCCCGGGCGGGTCCCGCCGATCGAACAGGTACTGGCCGCGCTGGACGCGCTGGTCGGCATGGGGCCGGTGCGCGCAAGCCTGGAGGCCCTCCAGCGCAGGCTGCGCCACCGCCAGCGGATCGGCGCCCCGGGCGTCGTGGCGCCGCACCTGCTCTTCCTCGGGCCACCCGGGACGGGCAAGACGACCGTCGCCCGCCTGGTCGGCGAGATGTTCGCGGCGCTCGGCCTGCTCAGCAAGGGCCACGTCGTCGAGGTGAAGCGGGAGGACCTGGTCGCCGGCTACCTCGGCCAGACCGAGCAGAAGACCAGCGACGCCATCGCCAAGGCGATCGGCGGGGTGCTGTTCATCGACGAGGCGTACGCCCTCGCGCGGGGCGGCCCGCAGGACTTCGGCCGGGAGGCGATCAACACGCTCGTCCCCGCGATGGAGAACCTGCGCGGGCGGCTCGTCGTCATCGCCGCCGGCTACCCCGGCTCGATGCGGGAGTTCCTCGCCGTCAACGAGGGCCTGCCCTCGCGGTTCGGCGAGACGATCGAGTTCCCGGACTACGAACCCAACGACCTGGTCGAGATCCTGGAGCGGATGGCCGGCGCGGCGGGCTACCGGCTCGACCCGGCGGCCCGCCCGGCCGCCGCCGACTGGTTTCGCCGCCGGCGGGACGCGGACGGCCCCGCCTTCGCCAACGCCCGCACCGCCCGCGGCCTGCTGGACCGGATGGAGGACCGGCTGACCGCGCGGATGGCGCAGCGGCCCGACGCCGACCAGGCCGAACTGACCACGTTGACCGAGGCGGACCTGCCCGCATGA